Genomic window (Sporocytophaga myxococcoides):
ATGAAAGATGAGCAGGGTAACTTTTGGGTTGTTGCACATGAACTTAATTCAAATAATTTTATATCATATAAAATCGGAAATAACGGTTTCTCTCCAACTCCTGTTATTTCTTCTACAGGTGCTGTGCAGACAAATGGACAGGGTTATATGAAGTTTTCGAAAGATGGAACCAAAGTAGCTATTGCTTTGAGTGAACAAAACAGAGTTGAGATATATGATTTCAATACAAACACAGGTGAATTGACCATCAGCGATACTATTACCAATGTTACACTTCCATTTGGTCTGGAATTTTCAGATGATAATAATAAACTATATGTAAGCACTAATGGTGATGGTCACCTTTATCAATATGATCTGACAAAAGCAACGTCCACTGAAATTGAAAATTCTCAGGTTACAATCAGTACTGACCCTTCTGCTTCCTATGAAGCTCTGCAATTAGGACCTGACGGAAAAATCTATGTTGCTTTAAAAGGCTCTGGAAGCGGTTTTCTTGGAGTTATTAATGATCCTACACTGGACAGTACGGATGTGGACTATCAGCACAAGTCAATAGACCTTGGAACAGAAAGCAATACTGGTCTGCCTAATTTTGTAGCCAACTACTTTAATACATCTGACTGGAATATTGCTTATGCAGATACCTGTTCTGGTTCCATAACTCTATTTCAGGCAAATGCCCCTGATACCGTATTTACCTGGACGTGGAATTTTGGTGATGGACAAACAGGAACCGGGCAAACTACCACACATACATATCCCGGCCCTGGAACATATAATGTATCTGTAAGGGCAATATATGCATGTGGAGATACAACAATGTTAAGAACATTGACAATTGTAGAGACGCCTCCGGCACCGCAAATTAAAGATACCACTATTTGTGATGCAATTACCTACAAACTAGATGCAACACTAAGCGGTTCAGGCTTATCTTACTTATGGAATACGGGATCTACATCTTCTTTTATTAATACTGATACTTCCGGAACATTTACAGTGGAAGTCAGCAGAGCAGGATGCATAAACACTGCTACAGCAACAGTTACTTTCGCACCTGTTAACTCATTTGACTTAGGCACTGATAAAACATTATGTACAGGAGACTCCATTCAACTAGATGCAGGGAATCCGGGATTGACACATTCATGGTCAACGGGAGCTACTTTGCAAACTATAGTGGTGAAAACTTCCGGAACATACTCAGTAACAGTAAGCAATGGTGGCTTATGTCAAAAGTCAGATCAGATAAATATTACTTTTATCACCCCTCCTATAGTTTCATTAGGTCCTGATACCACCTATTGTCAAGGTTCCAGTCCTGTATTAGATGCAGGAGTAGTGCCTTCAGGCTTTCAATATAAATGGTCATCAGGCGAAATTAATCGCCAGATACACCCAACAATATCAGGAACCTACATCGTATCTGTATACAAAGATCAATGTCAGGGAAGCGATACAATCAAAATAGAATTTGAGGCGGCTCCGAATATTAGTTTAAATCCAGTATTTGGATTATGCAGCGAAAACGGAGACTCCGTCATTCTTGATGGAGGAACAGCCAATAGTTACCTTTGGCTTCCTTCTGGTCAGACTACACAGTCGATAACAGTATTTACAGCAGGTCTATATTCCTTAACAGCTAAAAGCGAACATGGGTGTGAAAGTACTGCAAGTGCCTTAGTTCAGGACATCTGTGAAGCCAGAGTCTTTATTCCAAATATTTTTTCTCCTAATGGAGATGGGAATAACGACGAATTCAAAATTTCAGGAGCTAATCTCATTTCCTATAGACTTGAAATATTCGATCAGTGGGGAGAATTGATCTTTGTTTCAGATTCTATGTCCAATTCCTGGAACGGAGAATATAAAGGAAAAACAGTTCAGGAAGGTGCCTATATTTGGAAGCTCACATATGCAGGAGAAAGCATAGGCGGATCTAAAAGCCAGACTAAAACAGGAGATGTAACAGTAATTAGATAATAAAAAACTATTTATCTCAATTATTAACTTTGCCGCTATTTATGTGTTAGGAATGAATCATTTTTAATTACTAAAATTTAACAAATGCAAATAGAAAGCTTTATTGATAAAGGATTGGCACAACTTACCTACGCAATAATAAGTGAAGGAGAAATAGCCCTTATTGATCCAGCAAGAGATCCATCACCTTTTATTCAATTAGAGGTTAAACACAATGCCAAAATCAAAGCTGTCATTGAAACCCATCCTCATGCTGACTTCATCAGCAGTCATGCAGAATTTTTGATGCATCAGGTAAAAGTTTATACGAGCAAATTATCAGATGTTAATTATGAGCACACAACTTTTGATGATGGTGATGAGCTTAAAATCGGAACAATAAAATTAAAAGCAATGAATACTCCAGGCCACTCTCCTGACAGCATATCAGTATTGCTTGAAGACGAAACAGGTAATCCTTATGCGATATTTACCGGAGACACGCTTTTTATAGGAGATGTGGGAAGGCCTGATTTGAGGAAAACATCCGAAGACAGTACCACCTTAAAAGAAAAACTGGCAGGTAAATTATATCATTCTCTTCACAACAAAATTTTAAAACTACCTGATCACACAATCATATATCCAGCGCATGGTCCTGGCTCTCTTTGCGGAAAATCTATGAGCGAAAATCTTTCCGACACATTGGGGAATCAAAAAAAAGAGAATTATGCCCTTCAACCCATGAGTGAGTCCGAGTTTATAAAACTAATTCTGGATAATCAGCCATTTATCCCCAAATATTTTTCATACGATGTAATCATTAACAAACTTGGAGCTCCCAAACTGAGTGAAAGCCTTGATAAAGTAAATTATTTAAATAGCATCAATGAAATTCCGAATGGTTCTTTAATTGTAGATACAAGAAGTTCTGACCAATTTAAGACTGGACATAATAAAGAAGCTATTAATATTCCTGACGGGACAAAATTTGAAACATGGTTAGGCTCCATCATCAATCCTGATGAAACATTTTATCTTATAGCAAATGACAATGGTGCACTTAGAAATTTACTTTATAAAACTGCTAAGATAGGATACGAATCTAAAATATCTGGGGTCCTGGTCATTCAAGAACCTTCAGGTAGCAAATCAGAAAAAATAGATGCTGAAGAAGTGATTAAAGCAGAAGATCAATATACTATTGTAGATGTGAGAGATGTAAATGAAGTATCATCACAAAAAATATTTTCAAACTCCATAAACATTCCTCTTAATAAGCTTAGAGAAAATATTCAATTGATCCCATCAGGAAAAC
Coding sequences:
- a CDS encoding T9SS C-terminal target domain-containing protein translates to MRRVLLLLIFICTQLINIAPANAQCIPANAGFTYKDTCYSNLTQFTGIGVGDTTSWSWDFGDPTSGRQNTAFGAYPTHTFSQTNTTYTVTFSFTDTCGNPANITKNILIQNNPNPPLTLNLKDTVVCDAPYPIDAGIPGLTYQWSDGDTTQIDTLMSAGKYWVKVYQNGCYTSDTVTVRFWGQGNKGDYNWQFGNNAGLNFNDNPPSVTNTNANRTNGGSASISDPSGNLLFYTDGINIYTNDNKIMQGGTGLKGNSDSSQSAIIVPDPRANNIYYVFTVNPSTGLSYTTVDLSFNKGKGRVTNINVPLYNPVANKISGMKDEQGNFWVVAHELNSNNFISYKIGNNGFSPTPVISSTGAVQTNGQGYMKFSKDGTKVAIALSEQNRVEIYDFNTNTGELTISDTITNVTLPFGLEFSDDNNKLYVSTNGDGHLYQYDLTKATSTEIENSQVTISTDPSASYEALQLGPDGKIYVALKGSGSGFLGVINDPTLDSTDVDYQHKSIDLGTESNTGLPNFVANYFNTSDWNIAYADTCSGSITLFQANAPDTVFTWTWNFGDGQTGTGQTTTHTYPGPGTYNVSVRAIYACGDTTMLRTLTIVETPPAPQIKDTTICDAITYKLDATLSGSGLSYLWNTGSTSSFINTDTSGTFTVEVSRAGCINTATATVTFAPVNSFDLGTDKTLCTGDSIQLDAGNPGLTHSWSTGATLQTIVVKTSGTYSVTVSNGGLCQKSDQINITFITPPIVSLGPDTTYCQGSSPVLDAGVVPSGFQYKWSSGEINRQIHPTISGTYIVSVYKDQCQGSDTIKIEFEAAPNISLNPVFGLCSENGDSVILDGGTANSYLWLPSGQTTQSITVFTAGLYSLTAKSEHGCESTASALVQDICEARVFIPNIFSPNGDGNNDEFKISGANLISYRLEIFDQWGELIFVSDSMSNSWNGEYKGKTVQEGAYIWKLTYAGESIGGSKSQTKTGDVTVIR
- a CDS encoding MBL fold metallo-hydrolase — its product is MQIESFIDKGLAQLTYAIISEGEIALIDPARDPSPFIQLEVKHNAKIKAVIETHPHADFISSHAEFLMHQVKVYTSKLSDVNYEHTTFDDGDELKIGTIKLKAMNTPGHSPDSISVLLEDETGNPYAIFTGDTLFIGDVGRPDLRKTSEDSTTLKEKLAGKLYHSLHNKILKLPDHTIIYPAHGPGSLCGKSMSENLSDTLGNQKKENYALQPMSESEFIKLILDNQPFIPKYFSYDVIINKLGAPKLSESLDKVNYLNSINEIPNGSLIVDTRSSDQFKTGHNKEAINIPDGTKFETWLGSIINPDETFYLIANDNGALRNLLYKTAKIGYESKISGVLVIQEPSGSKSEKIDAEEVIKAEDQYTIVDVRDVNEVSSQKIFSNSINIPLNKLRENIQLIPSGKPVAVHCSGGYRSAIASSLLEHAQVHKVYDISESIKSIEELQKNT